cccacatggcagttcacaactgccttaACTCTAGTTTTATGAGactaacactctcttctggcttttaaaggcACCAAGAACTCATACAGTGCACTTGCATGTATGTAGGCaaaagcactcatacatacaaaataaaataaacaaattattttaaaaataaattcaagtcgggcagtggtggcacacgcctttgatcccagcacttggaaggcagaggcaggNggatttctgaattcgaggccagcctggtctacagagtgagttccaggacagccagggctacacagagaaacaatgtctcaaaaaaccaaaataaataaatcaataaataaatagatagacagacagacagacagataaatagataggtaggtaggtagatagatagatagatagatagatagatagatagatagatagatgatagaaaattCAAAAAAGCTTTATATCTTTGCACTTACTAATGTTTAACTGTGTTAATGACATATACTCATCTTCTTTGCAaaggttttcaaatattttactcattttcattaatttacttcCCCTATTACTGAGTTGTAGAGGTTATTCTACATATTCTAGAATACCTCCTGAGAGGTATCTGTAGTGTTAAAATTTCTCTCAGCATTTCTAATCTTGTTAACCAGGATAGTTATATGAGGTCAAACTAAAAGAAACTACTGAAAATATCTGTTAATCCACTTGTTTCCATGAGGTATCTAAAGTTACAAGGAGATTCACAACCACTAACATATCTGACCTgtgaggcagtaagcctccagTCGTCTTAATACATCTTTCTTAGAGAACTACCTCCTGTTTCTAGAATAGGACCTGCACACCTGCATCTCTAGCATGTTCTCAGATGGTTCCAAGTTTCAGAAAATGTTATTCAAGCTTCTTGGGaggaaaaacataaacacacaaacacacatatgataCATCAACAAGTAGCTCCATCACCTCCAAATTTATGCACtccccacatatgcacacacacacacacacacacacacacacacacacacacacaNNNNNNNNNNNNNNNNNNNNNNNNNNNNNNNNNNNNNNNNNNNNNNNNNNNNNNNNNNNNacacacacacacacacacacacatacacacacagtagatagatagatagatagatagatagatagatagatagatagatagatagatagacagatgcaATAACCTAACTAAAGAAGTAAGATGGGTctttaaaatactaaagaaattaaagtaagCAATACAGGATAGAAAGACCTCCTATGCTCACAGATTAGAAGAACTTATATCATGAGTGTCATTATTACAATTCTGGAAGTTCCCCAGTGGAAGTGTTACAGCTCCGCCCTGGCTGACCAAAGGAAGGTCTTTCCCATAGTATTATGACTTTGACaggaaaggtatcctggcagcCACATGCCAAGAAATACCACAAAGTAACACTGtgcaacaaacctcacacaaaaGATATATTGGGAGGGAAGAGCCCAGAAGGATGGCTGCTTCTGCTCAggtgagaagcagcagagaactgagCAGAAGACAGAATTTATATAAGAATTCTGGGGTGGGGAGCTTTCCAGGGTGGGGGTTTGTGCAATTTTAAGTCCAGAGCTGGGGGAGAACCtcgggattggtgggatttcaactCCTGAGAGTGGGATTTTTAATTTCTATGGCAGGGGCTGAGTCTGGCCAGCTGTTAAGGCTGTTCGTGTTCTGTGGGTGAAACCTGGCCATTGGAAGTCTTCGGGGAGGAGCCTGGCCATTCATGTGCCTCAAGGGGCTTACAATAAGCATATCTATATTACCAAAAAAGTGACCTACAGATACAATGAGATCACCATCAATGCCCACTCACaatcttcacagaaatagaaaagacaaTCTTCATAGTTATGGAAACACAAAATGCTATACATGCATAGCCAAAGCAATCCTGGGGATTGAGGGTTGTAGAAGCATCATGGCAATCACAGTACGTGATATTATGTTATACCACAGATCCATAGTGACAAAAACAACATGGTACTGATACAGGACAGAAGTGGAATCGAATAAATgatgcagaaagaaaacaaaaacaggaggaGCCTAGGGGCGGTGTGGGAAGGAGGATCGGCCAACCCCGGGGTGTGGGACTGAGGGTGGTTGCTGTATACGGAACTTTGTCGGACTTGCTCTCAGTAACCAGCAGTAAACTCGGCATAAAAGCCACCAGTGTATATAATGGGAAGGGCGGCCTGATTGATGATATTGCTTTGATAAGGGATGAtgatgtgttgtttgtgtgtgaagGAGAACCATTTATTGTGTTTGACAGTCCTTTACTGCCGATCAGATCTTAACATGAAAACATGACTTGGCTTCAGCTACTATCCTTTCATTTGGAAGAAAGCATATATATTTGAGTATCTCTAAAGAAAGGACCTAATACATAAATCCTCAGACAGATGCTAAACCACCTGGAGGATTGCTAGGATCCCACACAGACTGGCTCACGTTAAATGTAGGAGGACGATACTTCACAACAACAAGGAGCACTTTAGTGAATAAAGAGCCTGACAGTATGCTGGCGCACATGTTCAAGGACAAAGGTGTCTGGGGAAATAAGCAAGATCATAGAGGAGCTTTCTTAATTGACCGAAGTCCTGAGTACTTTGAACCTATTTTGAACTACTTACGTCATGGACAGCTCATTGTAAATGATGGCATTAACTTACTGGGTGTGCTAGAAGAAGCCAGGTTTTTTGGTATTGACTCACTGATTGAACACCTCGAAGTGGCCATAAAGAATTCCCAACTACCAGAGGATCATTCACCAATATCCCGAAAGGAATTTGTTCGATTTCTGCTGGCCACTCCAACCAAGTCAGAGCTGCACTGCCAGGGTTTAAACTTCAGTGGTGCTGATCTTTCCCGTTTGGACCTTCGATACATTAACTTCAAAATGGCCAATTTAAGCCGCTGCAACCTCGCACATGCAAATCTCTGCTGTGCTAATCTTGAACGAGCTGATCTTTCTGGATCAGTGCTCAACTGTGCAAATCTTCAGGGAGTCAAGATGCTCTGCTCAAACGCAGAAGGCGCATCCCTGAGGCTCTGTAATTTTGAGGATCCTTCGGGTCTTAAAGCCAACTTAGAGGGTGCTAATCTGAAAGGTGTGGACATGGAAGGAAATCAGATGACAGGGGTTAACCTCAGGGTTGCCACCTTAAAAAATGCGAAACTCAAGAACTGTAATCTCAGAGGAGCAACTCTGGCAGGAACCGATTTAGAAAACTGTGATTTGTCGGGGTGTGACCTCCAGGAAACCAACCTGAGAGGCTCCAATGTGAAGGGTGCCATATTTGAAGAGATGCTGACACCATTACATATGTCCCAGAGTGTCAGATGAGAGTGGCAAGAGCTGGAGGAAGATGTCCCAGATGGAAacctttccttattttatttctccatccTTCGAGTTGTCTAGTGGAGATAAAATTGTAAGGGAATTTAAGGCATATGCTTGTTCCCAGAGGTGCATAAGGAGAAATAATTGAATTTCCCCTCATTGGAACTGTAACAGAAGGACACTCTGTTCATAGATGTAGGGGCAGTAGATCATACTGCTGCATTTTGAGTGGAGTTGGGGCATTTGTCTGATTTCCGACCAGGAGTAGTAGCtattatatttgcttttatttaggCATTATGTGGAAGTACCATCTTGGTTTAAGAtgcatttgaaaattttaatttatgaaaagcacaacatatgcaaatatatttattgaattccTAGATGCAGTAAGGATGTTTAAGTTGTTAAATGTCTTGAAGACTCTGAAGAGTTGTTCAGGTTTATAAATAGCTTTAGTGATGCCTTCCTCTTCACTCACCTATCTATCACATGAGGGTGGTTAGTTTAAGACTCCCTATGGCTCTTTTGAGATTCATTTCTataatgtttacttttaaaaaagaaaacagctaaaTTTGAGTCATAATCTTGTCTCACATTTTGAGACACAGTAGAAGGAAAGCTCTTGTGTATCCTTGTGCAGGAGAAGGAAGGATTCACCAGTGCCGCAGCTGTCTAGTGAGCATGCTTCTGCTTCATTGTAGGCAAGTTCCATTCTACATGAGACTAGGCTACTCTTTCCCTTCACTAGTCCAGTTCTCATGCTCAGTTGTCACAAGCACAGGAAGAAACTTCAGAACCAAAACACAAGCTTTATCCTGATCACAGTTCATGTAATGCCAATTAGTTTATACACAACCAGCTTAGAATAGACATTCAGTCTGAATCTACTGCAGGTGGAGTATGAATAAATCCTGCAGTCACCTACAAGAAGGCAACATCAGATAATTATAGCTGAAACCCTGCAGTGGAGACTAAGAAATTCTAAACTGATGGCTTGATTATAGCCACCAGAAAAGGTTgaagaacaaaaaggaagcatTTGGCTAGTACATGATGCACTATGTCAGTACCTGTGGCTCTTCTTCTTCTTNNNNNNNNNNNNNNNNNNNNNNNNNNNNNNNNNNNNNNNNNNNNNNNNNNNNNNNNNNNNNNNNNNNNNNNNNNNNNNNNNNNNNNNNNNNNNNNNNNNNNNNNNNNNNNNNNNNNNNNNNNNNNNNNNNNNNNNNNNNNNNNNNNNNNNNNNNNNNNNNNNNNNNNNNNNNNNNNNNNNNNNNNNNNNNNNNNNNNNNNNNNNNNNNNNNNNNNNNNNNNNNNNNNNNNNNNNNNNNNNNNNNNNNNNNNNNNNNNNNNNNNNNNNNNNNNNNNNNNNNNNNNNNNNNNNNNNNNNNNNNNNNNNNNNNNNNNNGTGTGTGGGAACTGCGGGGTTCAGAGCTGATGGAAACCGCATTAATAAATTACCAGTGTGGaacgctaaaaaaaaaaaaaaaaaaaaaaaaaaaaaaaaaaaccacaaacacaaagaagatgCCAGGAACATAGACTGGAGAAGAGCCATCCTCTCAAAAATTAGTAAAAGGAAGATATCAACATAAGAAACTAATACTTTATCTCTCACTCTGTAGAAAATCCATCTGAGACATAAAACTATTAGAaggtaagatagatagatagatatatattgtattgtatttatatttatatttattttatatatatatatatataaaatcattgaaACTAGCCATGAACAAGAAACTTCTGAAAAGAGTGACATAGGATTTTCCCTGTTCAAttacattagggcagcaggaggcctgtgattggtcAGGGAAAATGGGGGCAGCACTAAGTCGCAGAGACAGAGAGCGTctcagggaagaaggagaaaggagaatggaggcggacatgaaccagcatggctttaaCCAGCCACGAGTAGTTATGACATCCTAAGagtagaataattgggataaagcttttatcattatcaattggttctgaaaatATTGTATTGGCTTCTTGTAAATTgggaatttattgatacataaatctgattggttaattataagctttaagagttttgattctaCCAGGTAaataggtgttgagatggctgaccatagggtggtggtgggggggtcaTTGTGTGGGCCCCGTGGCAGCGATCTACTAAGGGTCTCAGGAGCTCCGGCCCAGAGAGATGGCCAGGTAGAGGTCACCCAGCAGGAGCCATGTGGTCTGTCAGTTGCTGGCAGTAGCGTGGGAAACCTGCcagtccattttttttcctttttttttttattagatagtttcttcatttacatttcaaatgctattccccaaagccccctataccctcctcccgccctgcttccccaacccacccgctcccgcttcctggtcctagcattcccctgtactggggcatagctCCAAGAAACCATCTCAAATATAAACAATTAAGACTGCTACCTTTCATCATGCCAGAACACAGACAGGATGCAGACTGCTAGAGAAGAAAAGTCATTTGACTCAGCTGTAAACTCTATGCTATACTTCCAACATGGCAGGCAAGATGTACCCACTGGAAGAAAAGTGGCGATAATGTGCATGCGTAAATTAAAAGGATTGACCAATCCTCCAAATCCTTCAATCCACAGCGTCCCTGTACTCCCAGTGGAAGCACCGAAAGGCAGAcctttcaaagaataaagaaataaataaaacaaaaaagtaaagttGTATACATGAAATTATACATGAAATCCGTTACTCTGTAtgatgccttaaaaaaaaaaaaaaaaccaacaacaaagtaGCTACTCATTTAGTCAAGAGATGTGGACCTGATGCTCCTATCCATCTAGGCATGAAATTATGATGTCATTTGTCCAGTTTCAACCTGTTTCCATCCCTTCGTTTACATCTTGCACTCGGAATGCTTCTGTCTAAGATGAGAATTTCTGTGCCTGCTGCTTCACAGACACATCTGAGAACGTACAGATGTAATCACTTCTGTGCTTCAACTCCCTCAGCCATCCTCCCAGTAGCCATTCTTCCCTAAAATTATGTATTaggagaaatttttaaaatgcctagAGAGAAAAACAGTTGGAAGGTGGAAGTACTTCAAATAGGCTCAACTAATTCCCTTATGATTTCCCTTTCTATGTTTTAACTCTCACAGAGAAGGTAAATTTACTACATGGTGCAAGAGAAATGTAGAGTTCTAGAAGGCAGACACTACTGTACTGCTGTTGCTCTAGTCTGATCCCCTATAAACTTTTGAATCTGTCCTATGATACCTTTAATGTCCTCTGATACCTTTAATGTCCTCTGATACCTTTAATGTCCTATGATACCTTTAATGTGAATATACTTAATATAGATAAACCCTTCAAAATTCTTATTGAAAGCGATAAACACTTCCTCAACTTTACCCCCGCCTTGCAATTGCCTACAATGAGTCTTCCTTGGCtgcatgcctggcttcttttttatttgattataagtAGCTCTGCCTTCCACACTTAACAGTGTGCAGGTTTATACCGTAATTTGTGAGCTCAGCCTCCTTTTGAGCACAGTTGCCCTCACTCAGAGCCCCAAGCAAATTCAAAGGCAAAGAGATCAATATTGAGTGCTGGGTCTATTCCTGGAGAAATGCTGCATAGGAGGTTTCCATTGCATCTTAGTTCCTTACACAGTAGGTGGTTCTTATTTCCAACTGGAAATGAGGAAAGTACTATTCACAGATTATGAAGTGGgccagagaaaggacagaaacacagactcCAAGAGAACAAATAAGGGGAAGAGATTTCCCTCTCCCATCCAAGATCAAATTCACATTTCCTCCTGGCTGTCaagaatttacacacacacacacacacacacacatacacacacacacacacaccatggctaAAACTGCTTGCATTAATACAATGCTCATTTTTCTAAAAGCTATGTAAAACAAGAGTGTCCAAATAATAAATGGACCATGCTTtcttaaggcaaaaaaaaaaaaaatgcatgtgacCTTTAAGTGTGACCTAATCAGTATGTCTCTCATCTGATATGAGACATACACATCATAAACCACCTTCCAATTTCACTTATGAGATAAAATGCTTTGCTACAAATAAGTAAACACacattttaagctttatttaatcTTTCAACTTGGTCATAAAATAACATTGAGCAATAGagcctcaaaacacacacacacacacacatacacacaatgtttGGAGGTAAGCCCATCTGAGAACAACACACAGATACtcttaaagcagaaaaaaaaaaagtctttattctGGACAGTAGCTGTAAAGAGAACTTTCCCAAATCATTCAGCTCCAAGCCTTTCCGCCCTTTGTCTTTATGTACAAAAAGCACAACCTGGTTATCACAGTTCAGTTAGTAAGAAGCAGGATTACAGAAGTTAGTATATTTAGGGACATTCCTGGAATTATGAACTATGATTCTGATGGATTAAATCATCCTCGTGGGCTAAGTCTTTGTTCCTGTTTTTGCAGGTTTTAGAACCTACCTGCTGGGTTTTAAGGTGAGTAGGGTGACTAACATGGGACCAGTTGTGCTAAAGTTTGGGGGACTGTAATATTCCCACTGATTCTACGGGCATGAGTCAGATCACAGACTCATCTTGGGGGAGAGGGTTGTATCGTCGGCCAGAACTTACTTCCTGCTTTACACAGTTGAGGAGACAGTTGAGCAAGCAGGATCCTATATTTAGGGCTAGGAGCAAAAATATTAATGGCCTAACTCTAACCGTAAGTAGAGTAATTAACCTGGAGGACCAGAAGAACAAGGATGGATATCAGTTGTCAAACAGTTGTCAGAAACATAatgcctcttttctctttccttaaaattatttctgaccACAGATAGACTTTCTTTAATTACCCCTGACTGATTAGCATAGAGGCAACAAGTTTCTCCCCagtggcattaaaaaaaaaaacctccccccaccccttgttTCATGAAGAGGGTGGCCAGACCTCTACAATTCTGAAGAACAACCTCTGCTAAGAAATCTACCTGGGCTTCCAGACAGGAAGTAGAATTCTATAGATGGCCTATGTCTATAAGGACTTGAGCACTGAGTTCCTTGAAGTTTTTATTCCCCAGAAATAAGGCTGAAGTTCTAACTACATTGGAGTCAATGATGCCTGCTTCCACCAACTAAGGAATGAGAATGGGGGTGACTTGCCATGTACAGGGAAGTACAGAATCTAGATTTACGTGGGTCCTGCCCCTTCTCCATTATAGATGAACACTGTGGTAATATGTACAAAAGGATGCAAAGGGGTGCAAACAACTCAGAAAAGTCATTAGTTAAAGCCATTAGTACAAGCAAGCAACATACCGTCTGAGTCCTGTAAATATACTCCACCTCCATTCCTAGGAGGTACATAACACAGAAATCTGGATAAGGGAAGACTATCTAGGAAGTATCTTGGTGACATTACATAGGCATCCTTTCCTTGGAAATTTCCCAGGGTGAACTTGGGTTGGTCCCATTATCAAGATTGGAAATAGAGCTTATAATTTGATTACTTCGAATCACAACATAATATAGAAGTTATAGGCCTTACCCACAGGGAGACAAAGAACAGATGCAGATGAAGTATCTTTCAACGCTCATGTTCTGGCCAATTGTAGGTAGCCACACAAACCTTTCCCAGGAGATCCTGCCCACCTCTCCAGGGGCATAGATAccacctttccctcccccccaaaacTGAACTAGTTCTCCAAAGCTCTTCCATGGTGTGTATAGAGGCCCTGAATTGTATCTACATGACCTGGCTAAGCTTCCCTCCTTCCAGCCCAGTACAGTACACCCTCAAACATTTATAACTTCTGAAGCTTCTTTCTAATATGTATGGCCAACTGCATATCAAAAGCAATATtagttgcttgcttgttttctgttgcatCTAGGATTATGGAAGTGACCAAGAATCTCAGGTCTCTAATAAGACTCTCAAAGATGCTCCAGTAACCCATAGGATAATTCTTTGGGGTTCATGTATAACCTAACTCATA
This portion of the Mus pahari chromosome 18, PAHARI_EIJ_v1.1, whole genome shotgun sequence genome encodes:
- the LOC110336056 gene encoding BTB/POZ domain-containing protein KCTD9-like → MALGEIHPYRKSTEGSSRSGHSRGQKWNRINDAERKQKQEEPRGGVGRRIGQPRGVGLRVVAVYGTLSDLLSVTSSKLGIKATSVYNGKGGLIDDIALIRDDDVLFVCEGEPFINPQTDAKPPGGLLGSHTDWLTLNVGGRYFTTTRSTLVNKEPDSMLAHMFKDKGVWGNKQDHRGAFLIDRSPEYFEPILNYLRHGQLIVNDGINLLGVLEEARFFGIDSLIEHLEVAIKNSQLPEDHSPISRKEFVRFLLATPTKSELHCQGLNFSGADLSRLDLRYINFKMANLSRCNLAHANLCCANLERADLSGSVLNCANLQGVKMLCSNAEGASLRLCNFEDPSGLKANLEGANLKGVDMEGNQMTGVNLRVATLKNAKLKNCNLRGATLAGTDLENCDLSGCDLQETNLRGSNVKGAIFEEMLTPLHMSQSVR